A genomic segment from Arenicella chitinivorans encodes:
- a CDS encoding LuxR C-terminal-related transcriptional regulator: MSNSSFSSLIYRIIGKPERWHDEYIVDMMQQYLNEADDFDDPDNIMELAAGDQILSRLQQGNVALAAFNTLLDKSRFKMIILDDELRPIYHNSRADRLLNYLQAGSETLREDLLTLINQLPSPGSLENQLIALDFFDQNGEQLYLRRIRSQVRDHNSPTHFHILMVLDKEQVNQRLNPELVARYGLTEKEQQVLLRLVHGSTINQIADAIFVSENTVKSHLKSIFRKTSSNSQAGVVSLILTHESQVLDSYFDSDITTVSPQNDHANDREVTLANGQRIAYCEYGPAEGRPLLVFHSGFGSRLAIPPDYETICARTNRRVIIPDRPGIGKTRFIAGHPAQWNTQLTEFIDLLNIGDYDLLGSVIACQMAMSFAAQADNRLQRVILTSPVVLNTAADARYLTEILAPAARYVKVSPQFAKEIYELWLKSVTLNLDAHYPSMLRASVGSAERSQFEQQGIIQLLTDVFKEGARHTLNGILHEMVFCMTPLNLDPNQFNKPIELWYGTEDKRITEAGVHALSKQFNNCTLHVREGYSEHLYYALFEEIIQ, from the coding sequence ATGAGCAACTCAAGTTTCAGTAGCTTGATCTACCGAATCATCGGCAAACCAGAGCGTTGGCACGATGAGTATATTGTTGACATGATGCAACAGTATTTGAATGAAGCAGACGACTTCGACGACCCAGACAACATCATGGAACTCGCTGCTGGTGACCAGATACTCTCGCGCCTACAGCAAGGCAATGTTGCCCTCGCAGCGTTCAACACGCTGCTGGACAAAAGCCGTTTCAAAATGATTATTCTGGACGACGAATTACGGCCGATCTACCACAACAGTCGAGCAGACCGATTACTCAACTATCTGCAAGCCGGCAGCGAAACCCTTCGTGAAGACCTGTTGACACTGATCAACCAGCTACCGAGCCCGGGTTCTCTGGAAAACCAACTCATCGCGCTGGATTTCTTCGATCAGAACGGCGAGCAGTTGTACTTGCGGCGGATTCGAAGTCAAGTGCGTGACCACAACAGTCCAACACATTTTCATATTCTGATGGTGCTCGACAAAGAGCAGGTCAACCAACGGCTGAACCCCGAACTGGTGGCTCGTTACGGCTTGACCGAAAAAGAACAGCAGGTGTTGCTTAGATTGGTGCACGGCAGCACCATAAATCAGATCGCGGACGCCATTTTTGTGAGCGAGAATACGGTTAAATCCCACCTCAAATCCATATTTCGCAAAACCAGCAGCAATTCTCAGGCCGGCGTAGTTAGCCTAATATTAACGCACGAATCGCAAGTACTGGATTCGTACTTTGACTCTGACATCACCACCGTCAGCCCGCAAAACGATCACGCGAACGATCGAGAAGTGACACTCGCAAACGGTCAAAGAATTGCTTACTGCGAATACGGCCCAGCGGAAGGACGTCCACTGCTCGTATTCCACAGCGGCTTCGGCTCTCGGCTTGCGATTCCGCCCGACTACGAAACCATCTGCGCGCGAACCAATCGACGTGTCATCATTCCTGATCGGCCAGGTATCGGTAAAACACGCTTTATCGCCGGACACCCAGCACAGTGGAACACCCAACTCACCGAATTCATCGATCTCCTCAATATCGGCGACTATGATCTGTTAGGTAGCGTGATTGCCTGTCAAATGGCAATGAGTTTCGCGGCACAAGCTGACAATCGCTTACAGCGCGTTATACTAACGTCGCCGGTGGTACTGAATACTGCTGCGGATGCCCGGTATCTGACCGAGATTCTGGCACCTGCTGCTCGTTATGTGAAGGTATCGCCACAATTCGCCAAAGAGATCTACGAATTGTGGCTAAAGAGCGTCACTCTCAATTTGGATGCACATTATCCAAGCATGCTGCGAGCCAGCGTCGGTAGTGCCGAGCGTTCTCAATTCGAGCAACAAGGCATTATTCAGCTACTGACCGATGTGTTCAAAGAAGGTGCGCGCCATACCCTTAATGGCATATTGCATGAGATGGTGTTTTGTATGACCCCACTAAATCTCGATCCAAACCAATTCAACAAGCCCATTGAGCTTTGGTACGGCACCGAAGATAAGCGCATCACCGAAGCCGGGGTTCATGCACTTAGCAAACAATTCAATAACTGCACATTGCACGTGCGTGAAGGTTACAGCGAGCACCTGTACTATGCCTTGTTTGAAGAAATCATCCAGTAA
- a CDS encoding 3-deoxy-7-phosphoheptulonate synthase has protein sequence MTITTNRRILAIDPICSPSELVERFPSSDAVAELVQATRNRISDILHKRDDRLLVITGPCSVHDPKSALEYAERLAPLRAQYANSLELVMRVYFEKPRTTIGWKGLINDPDLNQSYNVDKGLAVARKVLLDINSLGIPAACEFLDAVTGQYYADLVSWGAIGARTTESQVHRELASGLSCPIGFKNGTKGDVDIAADAVIAARAQHIFLSPTELGTTAQFTTAGNDDGHIILRGGSQPNYDEQSVADAVTMLQDRGIDTGIMIDFSHANSQKQYQNQLRVGTDVANQIADGNTNIVSCMIESHLIEGKQPIAPADQLVYGQSITDACIGFAQTETLLQTLSEAVLERRRK, from the coding sequence ATGACCATCACCACTAATCGACGCATTCTGGCTATTGATCCGATCTGTTCACCCAGTGAGCTGGTCGAACGTTTTCCCTCTTCTGACGCCGTTGCCGAACTCGTCCAAGCTACGCGCAATCGTATCAGCGATATTCTGCATAAGCGTGATGACCGATTACTGGTCATCACGGGTCCCTGCTCGGTGCATGACCCTAAGTCAGCACTCGAATACGCCGAGCGACTCGCACCCCTGCGAGCCCAGTACGCGAACAGCCTTGAACTGGTGATGCGTGTGTATTTTGAGAAACCACGTACCACAATAGGTTGGAAAGGCCTGATCAATGATCCCGACCTGAATCAAAGCTACAACGTCGATAAAGGCTTGGCGGTGGCTCGAAAAGTATTGTTAGACATCAACTCACTCGGGATTCCGGCCGCGTGTGAATTTCTGGATGCCGTGACTGGCCAGTATTACGCTGATCTGGTGAGTTGGGGCGCAATTGGAGCCCGTACAACCGAAAGTCAGGTGCACCGCGAACTGGCGTCCGGCCTATCTTGCCCAATCGGTTTCAAAAACGGCACCAAAGGTGATGTGGATATTGCCGCCGATGCAGTAATCGCTGCACGTGCTCAACATATTTTCTTAAGCCCAACCGAGCTGGGAACCACGGCACAATTCACCACGGCTGGCAACGATGACGGACATATTATTCTGCGTGGCGGCAGTCAGCCAAATTACGATGAGCAGAGTGTGGCTGATGCCGTGACAATGTTGCAAGACCGTGGCATTGATACTGGCATCATGATCGACTTCAGTCATGCCAACAGCCAGAAACAATATCAAAATCAACTGCGTGTTGGGACTGATGTAGCGAACCAGATTGCGGACGGTAACACCAACATAGTGAGCTGCATGATCGAAAGCCACCTGATCGAAGGCAAACAACCCATCGCGCCGGCAGACCAACTGGTCTACGGCCAGAGTATTACTGATGCCTGCATTGGGTTTGCACAAACCGAAACGCTGCTGCAAACCTTGTCGGAAGCCGTACTCGAGCGACGCAGAAAATAG
- a CDS encoding MFS transporter: protein MPQSSLPPATKILILSGCLLLMMSFGFRSSFGLFVKPMSEFHGWGRDTIATALAIQNLSWGIVAVFAGGLADRFGNLRIILAAVAMYAAGILWMAFASDSVALNASAGVLVGAGVAGTSFGIVIPALMRAVPKERQPWVAGVATAAGSMGQFLLVPFSQTLIDVFGWFSSLQILSGVTLLMVVLAIPLAPYSGSNEVHTGQADQPVMDAVREAFQHKHYVLLVLGFYVCGFHLAFITVHLPAYLSDLGFTAKIGAMSLAAIGVSNMIGSYMSGVWSGRWPKQSMLAWIYLLRAVVIAIFVVLPPSLGSILFFSVGIGLLWLATVPPTSGLVAVMFGTRYMALLYGIVFLSHQLGSFTGVYLGGFLYEQSDAFVAVSAFCGQYLGFASFGDASRYDLVWLINILLGVLAAVIHLPIRERAVGRFAQASA from the coding sequence ATGCCCCAATCATCACTGCCACCGGCCACCAAAATACTCATCTTAAGCGGTTGTTTACTGCTGATGATGTCATTCGGTTTTCGCTCTTCGTTTGGACTATTTGTCAAACCGATGTCCGAGTTTCATGGCTGGGGCCGCGACACCATCGCGACCGCCCTCGCGATTCAGAATTTGAGCTGGGGCATTGTCGCTGTGTTCGCGGGCGGGTTGGCGGACCGGTTCGGTAACCTACGCATCATTTTAGCGGCAGTGGCCATGTATGCAGCTGGGATTCTATGGATGGCCTTCGCTTCTGACAGCGTCGCCCTCAATGCCTCGGCTGGTGTGTTAGTCGGCGCTGGCGTAGCTGGCACCTCGTTTGGAATCGTTATACCCGCGCTGATGCGCGCCGTGCCCAAAGAGCGGCAACCCTGGGTAGCTGGCGTGGCCACCGCCGCTGGCTCGATGGGGCAGTTTTTATTGGTTCCGTTTTCACAGACCCTAATCGATGTGTTCGGTTGGTTCTCGTCGCTGCAGATTCTCAGCGGTGTCACCTTACTCATGGTGGTGTTGGCAATTCCGCTGGCACCCTACTCAGGCTCGAATGAAGTCCACACTGGGCAAGCCGATCAACCAGTCATGGATGCCGTGCGTGAAGCATTCCAGCACAAGCATTACGTATTGCTGGTATTGGGCTTTTACGTTTGCGGGTTTCATCTGGCGTTTATCACTGTGCACTTACCGGCTTATCTGAGTGATCTTGGTTTCACAGCCAAGATTGGTGCGATGAGTCTGGCCGCCATTGGCGTGTCTAATATGATCGGCTCATATATGTCTGGAGTCTGGTCAGGTCGCTGGCCGAAGCAATCGATGCTGGCTTGGATATATCTATTGCGTGCGGTGGTGATAGCAATTTTCGTGGTCCTCCCGCCGAGCCTCGGCTCTATTCTATTTTTCAGCGTCGGCATCGGCTTGCTATGGCTGGCCACGGTTCCGCCTACCTCGGGCTTAGTGGCCGTGATGTTCGGTACGCGCTACATGGCCCTGCTGTATGGCATCGTCTTCCTGTCACATCAACTCGGCAGCTTTACCGGCGTCTATCTCGGTGGTTTCCTATATGAGCAATCCGACGCATTTGTCGCCGTCAGTGCATTTTGTGGACAATATCTCGGATTCGCAAGCTTCGGAGACGCGTCGCGCTACGATCTGGTGTGGTTGATCAACATCCTGCTCGGCGTACTGGCAGCGGTCATCCATTTACCAATTCGTGAACGCGCTGTCGGGCGCTTTGCACAGGCAAGCGCCTGA